The Deltaproteobacteria bacterium DNA segment GCAAGGCGGTCTAAATAAAAGCGGATGGATAAAATGGACGAGACAACGGAAAAAGAAAAAGCCGAATTCGAAGAAGAGGCTTCCGGCGAGGACGAAGCGGCCGGGGCTTTATCCGAGGCCGAGACGCTTAAAAAGGAACTCGAGGCGAAGCTCTCTGCGTTCTCGGAGCTAAACGACAAATACCTTCGCAAATGCGCTGACTTCGACAACTACAGAAAGCGCATGGAAAAGGAGAAGTACGACATCGCCGCCTTCGCTACCGAGAACCTGATGCGTGAGCTCCTAAACGTCATAGACAACTTCGACCGCGCATTCGAGCACGCCGCAAAGGGCTGCGAAAACGAGGCCTGCGTCAAGGCCGCGGCCTCCATCAAAGAAGGCATCAACCATACGGTAAAGAGCATGCACTCCACCCTCACGCGCTTCGGGCTCGAGCCCATAACGGCAGAGGGCGAAAAATTCGACCACTCGCTCCACGAGGCCCTTGGCGAGGAAGAGCGCACGGACGTTGAGCCAGGCATGATCGTAAAAGAGCTTCAGAAGGGCTACCTGCTGAAAAAAAGGCTTCTAAGGCCCTCGCGCGTGATAATCTCAAAGGCTGCGCAAAAGAGCGAGGTTCCTCCAGACGCCGAGAGCGCGCCCGATAGCGAGCCGTCTCCGGAAGGGACCGTGCACTAAGCACACTCGACATGGAAAATAAAGATCTGTACAAGTTGCTGGGCGTCAGTCCTGATGTCACGGACGCGGAGCTTAAAAAGGCATACCGCGCCATGGCGCATAAATACCACCCTGACAAGAACCAGGACGACAAGGACGCCGAAGAGAAGTTCAAGGAAATAAACGAAGCCTACGAGATACTAAAAGACCCCGAGAAAAGAACGCGCTACGACCGCTTCGGGTACGCCGGCGTCTCAGGCGCTGCAGGCGCAGGAGCAGGCCCAGGAGGAGCGCACTATAACGCCGACTTCCAGGACTTTTTTGGAGACATGTTCTCCGAGTTCTTTGGCGGAGGCCGGGCAAGGCGCGGCCCTACTCGCGGCGACGATCTACGCTACGACATGACCATAACCTTCGAGGAGGCGGCATTCGGCGCTAAAAAGGACGTCGAGCATACAAGAATAACCGGATGCGAGAGCTGCAAGGGAAGCGGCGCAAAGCCCGGCACATCGCCGGAAAGATGCTCAGTGTGCAGCGGAAGCGGACAGCAGCGCTTTCAGCAGGGGTTTTTCACCTTCTCACGCCCCTGCTCCCAGTGCAAGGGCCAGGGCTCGGTAATAAAGAGCCCCTGCGCAGAATGCTCTGGCAGAGGCTCTAACCATATAAAAAGCAAGATTACGGTAAACATCCCGGCCGGCATAGACACGGGCTCGAGGCTAAGGGTTGCCGGGGAAGGCAACTTCGGCGACAAGGGCGGCCCTCCGGGAGACCTCTACATATTCATGACCGTTACGCCGCATCCTCTGTTTAAGCGCGACGGCGACGACGTGTACTGCGAGGTGCCCATAACCCTTGCTCAGGCTGCACTTGGCACGGAGATAGAGGCGCCTACCATAGAAGGGCCTGTAAAGGTAAAGATACCGGCTGGCACGCAGACGGGAAAAGTATTTAGGCTTAAAAACAAAGGAATCGCTTCTCTTAGAAACGGCAGGCGCGGCGACCACTTCGTCGCTGTAAGGCTCGAAACCCCTGCTAAACTAAACAAGCGGCAAAGGGAACTTCTCGAGGAGTTCGCGGCAATAAGCGGGGACGAGGTCTTTCCTGAGAAGAAAAACTTTTTCGACAAGGTAAAGGAGATATTCGGATGACGATACGCCGCGCGCTTATCACTATCGCCATTATCGCCGCTTACGCGGTCATAATGCCCTCGACCGCTGCCCGGGCCGGGCTCTTTGGCCCCTCTACAGAGGAACTGGCAAACGAGCTTAACTCGATACTCGAGGCCGTTGAAAGCGGCGGGGCAACCGAGGCAAACATAGCAAAGCTCGAAAAGTACATCCGGTCGAACCCAAAGGGAGAATTTACCGACGAGGCCCTTATAGAGATAGCCGTCATCTACACCGAGCAAAAGGACTTTTTCAAGGCCTCGCTGGCCTACAAGACACTCATAGAGCGCTTTCCGGGCAGCAAGTACAAGACCGACTCGATATACGGCCTCGGGCTCTCGGAATACAGAAAAGGCAACCTAAAGGAAGCAAGGGCCGTGCTCGAGTCCTTTCTCCAGGTAAAGGAAGCAAAGATACAGCAGAAGGTAAAGGCAAATCACCTTCTAAAGACCATCAGCTCGGTAGAGGCTGCGGTGGACGATAAGGCCGAGCAGCCCTCGGTGGCGGCGATACTGCCGCTTAGCGGCAAGTACTCGACATACGGCGAAAAAGCGCTTCGCGGAATACTGCTTGCTGCCGGCATATACGGCAAGACAGGCGCCCCGGAGGCAGTGTCCTACGACGTAAAGGTCTTCGATACGGAAACAGGAACCGCGCAAAACCCAAATTACGTCGCAGAGACCGTCGCTTCCGTAGCAAAGAATACTTCGGTAACGGGCATCGTAGGGCCTCTTCTAAGCCGCGACGCAGAGCCCATGGCAATAGCCGCAAACAAGGCCTCCATACCGGCCCTCATACTGTCGCAAAAAGAAGGAATAACCAAGCACGGCCCCTATGTGCTAAGGAACTTCATCACCCCGGCTGCCCAGACCTCGGCCCTGGCCGAGCACGCAACCACGGCGCTTGGTAAAAAGACCTTTGTCATACTCTACCCGGACACACCGCTTGGCAAGGAAATGGCAACAAGCTTCACCAAGGAAATAAACGCAAGAGGCGCCAATATAGTGGCGCAAACCGCATACCTGCCCGATACCAAGGACTTTAGCGACATCCTCCTGGCCCTCTTCAAGATCAAGACAGAAACAAAGCTCGAAGGAAGAAGGCGCATTTCCGAGTTCACGGCAGGCGTAAAGGCCGATGCCATATTCATCCCTGACGGGTACGAAGCTATCGCACAGATAGCGCCGTTCCTCGCATATTACAACTTAAAGAAAATACAGATGCTTGGCACCAACGGATGGAACTCAGAAGAGCTCATAAAGCTTTCCGGCCAGTATGTGGAAGGCGCTGTTATCGTGGACGGGTACTTTGCAGAAAGCCAGAGAAAAGGCGCGACCGACTTCGCAACCCTGTTCGAAACGGCATACGGCTACAAGCCCGGGATAATCGAAGCCGAGGCATACGACTCAACCCTCGCCCTTACCAGGGCCGCTACCGCGGGGCCGGAACGGGAAAAAATACTCAAGGCAATACTGTCGTCGGCAAGCGTAGAAGGCAGCGCAGGCACCATACGCTTCGATAAGAACGGCGAATCAATAAAGGAAATGTTTATACTAAAAATCAAGGACGGCAAAATTACAGAGGCCTCAAAAAGCGCCAAAAAAACGCCTTAATATGCAGACAACGGCCTCCCGTTCAAGCTCAGAATGTATTTGCACAGAGGCCTAATTTACGTTAAAATTATAAAGTTATGGAAAAAACTCAACTCGAGCACTTCAAAACGATACTAAACTCAAAGCTTGAGGAGCTGCTAAGCGGCGCGGAAAAGACCGTAAGCGGAATGAACCAGACCGACGAGGAGCACTTCCCGGACCCAAACGACAGGGCCTCGCTTGAGACGGACAGAAACTTTACGCTAAGAGTAAAGGACCGTGAGCGTAAGCTTGTAGCCAAGATAAAGGAAGCGCTTGGAAGGATAGAGGACGGCACCTACGGCATCTGCGAAAGCTGCGGAGAGCCCATATCCACGAAGCGCCTCGAGGCAAGGCCCGTTACCACGTCCTGCATCGAATGCAAGAAGGAAGAAGAAGAGACAGAGAAAAAGGGGCATGCCTGAAGGCTCCCGTTAAATTCCACGCAAAAAAGACCGGCGTCAGAGAGTTACTCCTGGTAAACACTTCCTTAGCCAAGCCGGCCGGAAAACAAAGGTAGTGCAATGCCGGAACTAAGAAAAGACCCCATAATCGGAAGGTGGGTAATCATATCCACCGACAGGGGCAAACGCCCTTCCGAATTCGTCACAAAGCCGCCGGCGGCAAAGGGTGGCTTCTGCCCGTTTTGCGAGGGTAACGAGGAAAAGACCCCTCCCGAGATTGCGGCATACAGGGTAAACGGCGGAAAAACCAACACCCCGGGCTGGCACATCCGCGTGGTGGCAAATAAATACCCTGCCCTGAAGGTCGAGGGTAACCTCGACAGAACAGGCGACGGCGTATACGACAAGATGAACGGTGTTGGAGCGCACGAGGTCATAATCGAGACACCCCGGCACGAGGACATGCTCGCGACCCTCACCCCCAAGCAGTTCGAGGAGGTGCTCTGGGCATACAGGGACAGGATACTGGACCTCAAAAAAGACGCAAGGCTTCGCTATATATTGATATTCAAGAACCACGGCGAGGCGGCAGGCGCATCGC contains these protein-coding regions:
- the grpE gene encoding nucleotide exchange factor GrpE, coding for MDETTEKEKAEFEEEASGEDEAAGALSEAETLKKELEAKLSAFSELNDKYLRKCADFDNYRKRMEKEKYDIAAFATENLMRELLNVIDNFDRAFEHAAKGCENEACVKAAASIKEGINHTVKSMHSTLTRFGLEPITAEGEKFDHSLHEALGEEERTDVEPGMIVKELQKGYLLKKRLLRPSRVIISKAAQKSEVPPDAESAPDSEPSPEGTVH
- the dnaJ gene encoding molecular chaperone DnaJ, coding for MENKDLYKLLGVSPDVTDAELKKAYRAMAHKYHPDKNQDDKDAEEKFKEINEAYEILKDPEKRTRYDRFGYAGVSGAAGAGAGPGGAHYNADFQDFFGDMFSEFFGGGRARRGPTRGDDLRYDMTITFEEAAFGAKKDVEHTRITGCESCKGSGAKPGTSPERCSVCSGSGQQRFQQGFFTFSRPCSQCKGQGSVIKSPCAECSGRGSNHIKSKITVNIPAGIDTGSRLRVAGEGNFGDKGGPPGDLYIFMTVTPHPLFKRDGDDVYCEVPITLAQAALGTEIEAPTIEGPVKVKIPAGTQTGKVFRLKNKGIASLRNGRRGDHFVAVRLETPAKLNKRQRELLEEFAAISGDEVFPEKKNFFDKVKEIFG
- a CDS encoding penicillin-binding protein activator, with the translated sequence MTIRRALITIAIIAAYAVIMPSTAARAGLFGPSTEELANELNSILEAVESGGATEANIAKLEKYIRSNPKGEFTDEALIEIAVIYTEQKDFFKASLAYKTLIERFPGSKYKTDSIYGLGLSEYRKGNLKEARAVLESFLQVKEAKIQQKVKANHLLKTISSVEAAVDDKAEQPSVAAILPLSGKYSTYGEKALRGILLAAGIYGKTGAPEAVSYDVKVFDTETGTAQNPNYVAETVASVAKNTSVTGIVGPLLSRDAEPMAIAANKASIPALILSQKEGITKHGPYVLRNFITPAAQTSALAEHATTALGKKTFVILYPDTPLGKEMATSFTKEINARGANIVAQTAYLPDTKDFSDILLALFKIKTETKLEGRRRISEFTAGVKADAIFIPDGYEAIAQIAPFLAYYNLKKIQMLGTNGWNSEELIKLSGQYVEGAVIVDGYFAESQRKGATDFATLFETAYGYKPGIIEAEAYDSTLALTRAATAGPEREKILKAILSSASVEGSAGTIRFDKNGESIKEMFILKIKDGKITEASKSAKKTP
- the dksA gene encoding RNA polymerase-binding protein DksA; this encodes MEKTQLEHFKTILNSKLEELLSGAEKTVSGMNQTDEEHFPDPNDRASLETDRNFTLRVKDRERKLVAKIKEALGRIEDGTYGICESCGEPISTKRLEARPVTTSCIECKKEEEETEKKGHA